AGGTCTCCACTTCCTAAGCTCACCAGTTGAGGATTGGTCTGATCATTGGTGTCTCCATGACCTAGCTGGCCATGTTCACCCCATCCCCATGTCTGAACTTCTCCACTCTCTGCAAGGCAATATACACAGGTTGTTTGTTTATAAACTGAGAAAGCCTGAAGAACAAAGAGATGAAATGTCTCCCTCCCTCCGGGAAAATGAGCATTTAATTCCCGAAGTATTTGAAATCGGCAGTTTTAATACTCAAGTATTGCTTGCGCATACTTATTCCCCAACTAATAGTTGACTGCGCAAAATTGAGAACAAAATAGTCAACTGTTAACTGATGAACGAAAAAATAACGGTTTTCGTCAACTTTTTAACGGTGGAATATTTTAATCATGATTTTGCGCAGTCAATGATTAGTTGGAGAACAAATATGCGCATATAATACTTGAGTATTTAATTTGCCGATTAAAAATACTTAAGGAATTAAAAAccacactcttttttttttagaaaatcataatttgaaatattctCAAGTTAGATATAACCAATATACGAGAGTTTTATCTATTAGACAATTCTATGTTGTACATTGGATCTCTACTTTAGATgatcatatataattatatgtactTTACACATTCATATATTGTATATCAGCAATATAATGCAAATGTaattatcttatgttattttttatgcttttataaactaaataaatctttttccGGGATTAAATATCTtgtatattatttcaaattatgaacCTTTCTAACtatgaattattttaaaaatcatctaaagtGATTTAAACATGAAGTACATCAACAATACGATGTAACtgtaattattttgtattattttatatgtcaTTGTAAAAAATCAACAATCTATTTCTAAAGGTAAATATCTcgtataatgattttatttaacttgaaaatatttttacttatgtgtttttttaaagGGATTGATGTTAGTGACTTTCAATCTTATacgaaatataaagaaaaaaatgagtttttaattCCTCAAGTATTTTCAATcggaaaattaaatattcaagtATTATATGCGCATATTTATTCCCCAATTAATCATTGACTGCGCAAAATCATGATTAGAATATTCTACCGTTAAAAAGTTGACGGAAACCGTTATTTTCCGTTCATCAGTTAACCGTTGACTATTTTGTTCCCAATTTTGCGCAGTCAACTATTAGTTGAAGAATAAATATGCACAAGCAATACTTGAGTATTAAAACTGCGGATTTCAAATACTTCGGGAATTAAATGCCCATTTTCCCCCCTCCCTCCCCCATTTACCTGTTACAGCAGCAGAATGCTCAGCTCCTGCTGCAATCTGCAGAACTTCAACTCCATCAAAACCAATAACTTTCTCCAAGAGAGTTTCAGAGGAATCTTCTTGCAACTGTTGCTTCTCGTTTTGTTTATCAAGGGTGTTACCAAGCTTCAACACTTTGCCATCAACTGTTTCAACAAGTCCATCAACAGAGGAATGAGTTCAGTGAGAGCTAATGGAAGTTACTGATGCATCCACAATGGAAATTACAGGTTAGCAGTAAAGCATGATTCCATCCCAAAGCAACTTCTCTGAAAGATTGAGACGAAGGCAAACACTGAGGGGTTTGAACATCAGGGCTGCCGCAGAAGCCTCTTCCCCAGGTGAACAACTCTCCATTAGCTGGTCAAGCACACCAGAAGACATGGTTTAACAATTACATGATTTGAATCAATCAATGAATCTGAGCATGAAGAGAGTCAAAGGATTAACCAAACCAGATATAGCTGCACTGTGATCTCCACTAGCTGCTACACGAACAACCTCAACACCTTCTAGTCCAgagacaacacatggaagattaacTGATTTTGTTCTGTCTGATGACACACCTAGCTGTCCCCGTTTTCCGGATCCGAATCCGCACACTTGATTCCCTGAAGACCACAAAGACAAATCAAATGAAGAAACAGTTTTTTATCCTCGCAAAACCGTATGAAGAAGATGTTTTTACCTGCGAACAAGACAAGTGAGTGGCGCATACCACAAGCTACCATCTTCACACTCTTATCAACAAAGTAAGAGACTTTAGCTGGAGAGGTGAGTGAGATGTTATCACCATGACCAAGCTGACCAAACGAGCCATTCCCACATGTAAAAAGACAACCAGAATCTACACATACAAACAGACAAGTGAGATCAATCTCTCTCTTTGTgaaattacaaaacattttcATTTTAAGTTGACCTGAAACAAAAGCAGAGTGACTCCATCCGGCTGAAGCTTGAGATATAAAATAGTCGTCGTCAAAGAAAGATAGTGGCTTTGGCAATGAAGTGTTGAGGTTGTCCCCATGTCCTAATTGACCAGAGTTTCCTCTTCCCCATGTGAACACCTTACCACctgcaaaaggaaaaaaaagagcATACTTTAAATGTTGGATCAGAATATAATAAAGTACTCAAACTGAGTGGAGATTAGGTGTTTACCAACCAGAAGTCAAGGCGATGACGTGGGCGCCGCCACAGGCGAGCATCGAGATGGAAGGAAGTGACGTCAGCGAGAGAAGCTGCGGGAGATGCTCGTCTTGCAGCTTGGAAGTCCCTAACTGGCCGTCCGTGCCTGCGCCCCAGCTCcatacttcttcttcatcagccGGAGATGGAGCCTCGTTGAGTTCGGACATTTAGCTGACGGTGGAAATTAGGTTTCTTTGAACTGATGGTTTGGTCGCTGCCTACTTTTGTCTTAGCGACGACATCTGAACTAAACCGGCTGTGAAGTGTTATTATGGTTTTAGTTCTtgtgaaataaaattattttaatcggGTTTAAATAATTGTACCGGACGGTTTCCATAATTGGTATCAATTGGTTGCAACCGGTTgatgaaaatatcaaatatagAGTGCACATTCTATTTCGATCCTGAGCgataggcctgggcatttcgggtatcggttcggttcggttcgggtatttcggatagttcggataggggctagaggatccatttagtacttgatctattttcggttcggttcggttcggatagtttcgggttcggttcggttcggatagtaaatgtaggaaccggaaaatatccggaaaaagttcggttctcattggatccggttcgggttcggatagttcggatagttcggataatttggataaaatatcggttatttagggtaaaatattaaataattaggatgatttacataaaatttttggatatttcggattactttggacatttcggataaaactatccggatagtttcagatactttcgggtagtttggatactttataataatttagttattctcaactattttcagatacttttaatagaattttaaattaacaatatatatttagtgatgttatatgtatatataattaatatttttatatattcgggtaccggttcggttctcggttcggttccggttcggttcggttatttcggatataaaaatataagaaccgttcggatatttgagggtattggtccgattccggtttcgggtatttcggttcggttccagttcagttcttcggttccggttattttgcccaggcctacTGAGCGATATGACGTCTCGATGAAAGATTAATCTATCTTGCGCAGCCACTCATATAATCAGACCAGGTCCAAATTTTTTTGACAATACTTTAGCTTGTATTTGGggcctttttcaaaaaaaaaattagggcccttgtttcaattttttttaaaattatacacagAAAAGTTGAGACAGGCCTGATAATCAGACCATACATATAGTGTGATCTTGTATCTCAGTTCATGTAACAACCATGCATTGAGAATTGTTCGCAATTTGAAAAGTACTCTAAGCCAAAATATCTTTCTAAAATCTGATTGTGATTTTCGTTTTTAAGGTTGATGCGACTCTTATTCGGCAAGATGCCACTTGACTTGACATTCAGGTGGTATCTGGTTCGTTACCTTTGATCTTTGCCTATCTCGTGGAAAATCAAGATAAAACAAAAGTTTTGCCCATTCATTGGCTGAAACCTAACATATAATAAGCATGTTCGTGATCGTTgaagaaataaaatgattttaaattttgttagcTGATTTTGGAGTCACACATGAAGGTCCTATAATTTTAGATTGTTGATAGTCAAGATGCTTTTTATATTGCAACTAACCGGTTTTCATTGaaaataaatgtaataaatTGAAATTGGTTGTTACTCTATTAAGGATGTTATACAAGATGGTTTCATCTACACGAAGAAAGATATTGTTAAAGCTCAACTTGGAGACATGTTTACTAAacactcactacaagaaaacaacggtattctgacggacattccgacggaaaatgaaatcctcggaatatcccgagaaatttccgaggaaacacaaaatttggtttcctcggaatataccgacggaattccgaggaaatattaatccgtcggaatattcttatggaataccgaggaaaaatgtattcctcagaaaaaaccgatgaattccgaggatatattatagccgttagagagccgttggggaatttttaaaattcctaggaaattccgacgaactagccgtttccgtcggaattccatcggaatttcctcggtctgtcggcaggatttcaactataaatacaagcacccctcttcttcttcattcactccatatcttcatcctccctcttactctctttacacacgaatttgattcataaaaaacatgaattcttcaaattattttcgttcttggatcgatcgacctcatttggatccgaacacgagattgcttacggaagaataccaatgaggtataaccgaattcatggggttagttcaccgaaaaccagaagcaaaaacatgtatgttaagatgtccttgctctaattgtaaaaatagaaaggttattaaagagtgggatgtttggactcatctatatttgagtgggtttacacgaagttacaaaatttggtatcatcatggaaaaactgattatgaacatggtagtactagcgaacctcagccagcggttatattagaagaaccaattagaacggatgtagattatggtgtaggtactgagcagatggtaaatgatcattttagaggggaagatttacccaatgcacaagctaggagattttatgatatgttggatgctggaaaacaaccattgtacgaaggttgcagagatggtcattcagctttatcatctgctacaagattgatgggcattaaaacagattataatttggctgaagactgtgtggatgcgattgctgattttgtaaaaagtattctacccgaggataatgtagctcctggttcatactacgaggttcagaaactcgtagctggtcttggtttatcatattaggtaatagatgtatgcagcgacaacaaTATGATTTAtcggtatgcattacaattgtataagaaatgaaatacggcaaaaaaaatcgatgttttgaaaccccaaacactagttcctcggtatttcctcggaatattccgacggaattccgaggaagataagggtttcctcggaattccctcggaatattccgaagaaattccgaggaagtagggtttttaaaccgaaaacaacgttttgcggtttgaataacacttatataacccttattaagtgtcttagactgattatgaagtcaaaaatttgttcctaaccctataataaacacttttccgattgtatgaacgaaatccccacaacataagagaaacacttatacactttaatgaacggtaaagggaatacttacaattcgttttgaaattttgttatttcatggtttatgatcatctatacaaagaatcctcaatggtatgcattacaattgtataagaaatgaaatacggcaaaaaaatcgatgttttgaaaccccaaacactagttcctcggtatttcctcggaatattccgacggaattccgaggaagataagggtttcctcggaattacctcggaatattccgaggaaattccgaggaagtagggttttaaaccgaaagcaacgttttgcggtttgaataacacttatataacccttattaagtgttttagactgattatgaagtcaaaaatttgttccttaccctataataaacatttttccgattgtatgaacgaaatccccacaatataagagaaacacttatacactttaatgaatggtaaagggaatacttacaattcgttttgaaattttgttatttcatggtttatgatcatatatacaaagaatcctcaatggtatgcattacaattgtataagaaatgaaatacggcaaaaaaaatcgatgttttgaaaccccaaacactagttcctcggtatttcctcggaatattccgacggaattccgacggatatttaagtatccgtcggaatttcctcggaatattttcatttaaccggacaaatatttcgcgaaaattgaaattagaattccgaggaaattcttccgacggaaactatccgtcggaccctaggttttataaccacgagccgtttcttcttccccatttctctcttcttcctctccggctcctctccctcctctccggcgatctcccccttctctccgacgatatctccggcgatctcccccttctcttacacaaatcatgtaaggattctatcccactctcttaggttctatttgttaggtttttgtgtagatttgatagatttttgttagggtgattggttaggattgtgatttggttgtataataggtttagaattgtgatttggttgaataatttattttgttgaattgatttagaatttttttataaattttttattttttttgtatttatataatcgatttttgtatataaattcgatttttgcgtataaattcgatttttgtattttacaaaacgatttttgtatataaattcgattttttggattttacaaaacgttttttgtatataaattagattttttggattttacaaaacatttttaatatctataaaacttttttgtgattaaaaactattattagggatttaaaaaatatatatatatatatataatataaatttctatatttattaaacatttttaatatattaaaactattttttgtaattattaaactattttttatttattaaaactattttttgtttattagaactatttttatatatttattaaacattttttaatatctataaaactttttttgtgattaaaaactattatttgggatttttttttaaaatatatatatatatatatatatatatatatatttatattatataaatttcaatatttattaaacattcttaatattattaaaactattttttgtaattattaaactattttttatttattaaaactattttttgtttattagaactatttttatatatttattaaacatttttaatatctataaaactttttttgtgattaaaaactattatttgggatttttttttttaaaaaaaaaattaatttatatatttctatatttattaaatatttttttttaatttacaggtctcatgatgattagacccggcctcgacagcgtcgtggtcgtggtggtacggggagccagtctcgggattccagccattttaaGGGTTTctcttcgccccacagctcctaccatacatctccctctgctgcacccgctcctgctcctctcgctcccgctgctgcacccgctcctgctcctccgggtcctccgggagtgatgagtgttgcggagttggttcgacagtccggtcgtgaccatcttccatatctcactccgtatccacatggacggggtcaaacatggtaattaaacatattttttttcattaaaatttgattcattattaaccgtttgttctttttattaggttcaaccgatccgagAACAGGATCAGCGcgtggatcaaccgtatgatgtactcggccttcgacaagggacatccgactttcactgacttccctaccaacaagcagcatctgtggtttcgtcagtttgcggtaattattctaattttttacttatatttttaatttttaatataatttttctactaattgtgtttttttttcagcaagaattcaactggaattccgatgagacgctctttatctatcaccacttcgtccataaagttatggacaactatgggaagcagatccacgagtgcaagaagaagtgggaaatcaacaaggtttgtttttaatttattaaacaattttttaatttattaaactattttcttttttttattaaaaggtctcaAAGTCaataaacaacacggtctggacggagttgtgtgcgcattgggataaggaagagacgaaagaaacttcttccaccaactccaccaaccgcaggagcgaccgtaaagggaagagcgtcttcaagcataacttgggtgctcaatctattgcctctctgggagatcgcatggtaagttcagtcactttttcttcaattatttaagttttgaaattttattttttgttcatttcttctaatttctaatgtttctttaatttatgttttttcaaggcggaagaaaatgatggcgagccggttgatgatctcgccctaatgaagatggcgtataccaacaagaagaccggccatattgatgacggtcttgtgagggaagtggtcaccctggtccaaactcaggtgtaagacgaagtgtctcagcttcaatccgaggatgacgcttcgacggcttcgaccaacttgtcccggttttgaatcaacgaaatcgttgaatccgtaagttcttttttttttaaagttgaattcatttatttcttgatttaaatttggctattttctatttcagtcggttccaaagaagaagggacgtttggtcggtttgggtcgtcgcacccggtcggttcctccttcttctgcaccaccgccctttgttgatctagaagtacttacggctcagttgaaggacaaagatgatcgcatatctttgttggagacccagatggcggctcaacaggcgggctatgaggcacagaggaggttgaaccagcaaatgatggagatggtgcagaggatgtacccgaacgaggtgttcccggacgtgccagaccggtagttttttttttttttttcaaaaactcggaatgttttatttttatttgtacaactttgaatattaactaatatgatttcaattttaattttaattttatattttcgaatttaaatttcaaaaattttattttttaaaaaaaattaattttttttaaattccgaggaaaagaaccctcggaatatacctagggacatgttcctcggaatataccgagggactcattcctcggaatataccgagggactcattcctcggaatataccgagggacttgttcctcagaattttctgagggttcatttcctcggaaattcccgatgaaaattccgaggaacgtttcgtcggaacttccgaggtaaattccgaggaagttctccctcggtatattccgaggagctttccgacgaactggtggtcctcggagtttcttcggaaatttgtttcctcggaattccgtcggaaaattccgagggatttccgaggaaaagtgaatttccgaggagttatttccgaagacttgtttcgtcggtatgtcgtcggaataacgttattccgaagACATACcaacgattttttccctcagtatatcgctgttttcttgtagtgacaagGTCGTCATTAATTTCAGTTTCTTATTGGTAAGTTTGCAATCCATACATTCAAAGTCTCTTAACTCGTAGGTGTTAAACCATTGCCTCCAAATCTAAGTGATCTCTAAGACAAACATTTtccttatcaaaaaaaaaaaaaaaaatttccttatatatttttcttaaaatctgttGCTTCTTGTATATCTAGTATAAATTTTAGGAGAttactattttatttgttttctttcctGTGTGATTCTCAATTGCATTTAAGTTGTAATCTCTAACTACTTAGTATGGGCATATTAAAATTTCGATCGGTTGTCTTTTCACTTATCACTATTACTAAAAGGGAACTCCGATAAATCTGTTTTTATTGTGCTACAAAGGTAATCAACTCACTTAGCGGGTTATCTCCATTCAcacaaattattatatttggaaAAGGAAAAACACAACAAATACCACACCATGACATTGTGTTCTCCATTATTCATCAGCCATCATGAGAGGTTGTGTAAgttaaacacacacaaataaTTTGATCTTGCTTGCAAATGATCCAAATCACATACGAACAattaaacacacacaaatttGACATACAGTGAGCCGAACAAGACAAGTCAGTTGGTTTCATTCTTGTGCTGTGAAAGGGCGCTTTGCATAATGCGGTTGGCGTTAGCTTGCTCGAGTCCCTCGCGTCTATGAAATTCTTTGATCTGCATCACaacgaaaatgaaaaaaaaaatgtcgaaCAATATGTATCATATATGTAATGAATGTAATCGCTTTGTACCTCATCAATCTGTACATCTTTGAACTGTGGAAGAACTAGACGTTGAACAAACTCAATGTATGAAGCTGTGATGGGTTCAGTTACCCCGTCTGCAAATTCAATCGCAACTTTCTCCGACGCCAACGTCACTTGTAAGAGTAGACCGTCTTCACTCTCTGAAAGATAGTTTCATACATTTCAATAAAGGTTACAGAATAGAACAATTCAAATGAAAATTTTTAATAAGCGAAGAAAATTAAACCGTTAAGAATATCTCCTCCGACTTTGTTCAGTTTGAATCCAATATCTTGGAAGTACTCTTGGACGTAGTTAATGTCACTGAGACGGTGTTTAAGTCGATGAACCGCAACAGCAAGATGGTTCAGTGTGTAGCCGTGGATAAGCGCCCATGCCGCATACTCACTCTCTCTTTACCATTCACTAGTATACTCTCCCGTGCATAGCACGGGCATTGTCGTATGtacacatatttttaaaatataatatgtaaaacttACAACAAAAAGAAATGTTATTTCAATAGACTTAGTGATAAActtaagaataaaaatttaccgtttagtttatattttacgACACTTCAGTATAGACCCAAAATATAAAGGTAAAATAAATATGAGTATTAGATATGAATTTTAGGctcttgtaaaaaaaaatgttgactATATTTTTGTAGAATAACTGATGTTATCTGTTGTAGTTTTTAGTTCTTCTCTATATCTTTCTTCATTTCTGGTTGTATATTTAGTCTACAAAATTAGGTGacattatataagaaaaataaaaacca
The window above is part of the Brassica napus cultivar Da-Ae chromosome C8, Da-Ae, whole genome shotgun sequence genome. Proteins encoded here:
- the LOC106361948 gene encoding ultraviolet-B receptor UVR8-like, yielding MSELNEAPSPADEEEVWSWGAGTDGQLGTSKLQDEHLPQLLSLTSLPSISMLACGGAHVIALTSGGKVFTWGRGNSGQLGHGDNLNTSLPKPLSFFDDDYFISQASAGWSHSAFVSDSGCLFTCGNGSFGQLGHGDNISLTSPAKVSYFVDKSVKMVACGMRHSLVLFAGNQVCGFGSGKRGQLGVSSDRTKSVNLPCVVSGLEGVEVVRVAASGDHSAAISANGELFTWGRGFCGSPDVQTPQCLPSSQSFREVALGWNHALLLTFDGKVLKLGNTLDKQNEKQQLQEDSSETLLEKVIGFDGVEVLQIAAGAEHSAAVTESGEVQTWGWGEHGQLGHGDTNDQTNPQLVSLGSGDLQTKETNVYCGSGFTYVVRRKQQLSSSPTSS